The Arachis duranensis cultivar V14167 chromosome 2, aradu.V14167.gnm2.J7QH, whole genome shotgun sequence genome has a window encoding:
- the LOC107474330 gene encoding sugar transporter ERD6-like 16 isoform X1 — translation MRFNLLFCLLQDPYSLDFGRFFTGYGIGVISYVVPIYIVEIAPKNLRGGLATTNQLMIVIGASVSFLIGSVITWRQLALAGLVPCICLLIGLWFIPESPRWLYGNKRKNQKLDSWLLEAEV, via the exons ATGAGGTTCAATTTGTTATTTTGTCTGCTTCAAGATCCTTACTCACTTGACTTTGGAAGATTTTTCACAGGATATGGAATTGGAGTTATCTCATATGTG GTTCCTATATATATAGTTGAAATAGCACCAAAGAATCTTCGAGGTGGACTTGCAACAACAAATCAG CTTATGATTGTTATTGGAGCTTCAGTCTCATTCTTAATAGGAAGTGTCATAACTTGGAGACAACTAGCTCTAGCAG GACTTGTTCCATGCATTTGCTTGCTGATTGGTTTGTGGTTTATCCCCGAGTCCCCTAGATGGCTG TatggaaataaaagaaaaaatcagaAACTTGATTCATGGCTGCTAGAAGCAGAAGTTTAG
- the LOC107474330 gene encoding sugar transporter ERD6-like 16 isoform X3, producing the protein MVSPLLLKGYGIGVISYVVPIYIVEIAPKNLRGGLATTNQLMIVIGASVSFLIGSVITWRQLALAGLVPCICLLIGLWFIPESPRWLYGNKRKNQKLDSWLLEAEV; encoded by the exons ATGGTTAGCCCTCTTCTTCTCAAAG GATATGGAATTGGAGTTATCTCATATGTG GTTCCTATATATATAGTTGAAATAGCACCAAAGAATCTTCGAGGTGGACTTGCAACAACAAATCAG CTTATGATTGTTATTGGAGCTTCAGTCTCATTCTTAATAGGAAGTGTCATAACTTGGAGACAACTAGCTCTAGCAG GACTTGTTCCATGCATTTGCTTGCTGATTGGTTTGTGGTTTATCCCCGAGTCCCCTAGATGGCTG TatggaaataaaagaaaaaatcagaAACTTGATTCATGGCTGCTAGAAGCAGAAGTTTAG
- the LOC107474330 gene encoding sugar transporter ERD6-like 16 isoform X2: MVSPLLLKDPYSLDFGRFFTGYGIGVISYVVPIYIVEIAPKNLRGGLATTNQLMIVIGASVSFLIGSVITWRQLALAGLVPCICLLIGLWFIPESPRWLYGNKRKNQKLDSWLLEAEV, encoded by the exons ATGGTTAGCCCTCTTCTTCTCAAAG ATCCTTACTCACTTGACTTTGGAAGATTTTTCACAGGATATGGAATTGGAGTTATCTCATATGTG GTTCCTATATATATAGTTGAAATAGCACCAAAGAATCTTCGAGGTGGACTTGCAACAACAAATCAG CTTATGATTGTTATTGGAGCTTCAGTCTCATTCTTAATAGGAAGTGTCATAACTTGGAGACAACTAGCTCTAGCAG GACTTGTTCCATGCATTTGCTTGCTGATTGGTTTGTGGTTTATCCCCGAGTCCCCTAGATGGCTG TatggaaataaaagaaaaaatcagaAACTTGATTCATGGCTGCTAGAAGCAGAAGTTTAG